From the genome of Gracilinanus agilis isolate LMUSP501 chromosome 2, AgileGrace, whole genome shotgun sequence, one region includes:
- the FLRT3 gene encoding leucine-rich repeat transmembrane protein FLRT3: MINPTWSIFLIWTKIGLFLKMAPQSVMAKTCPSVCRCDAGFIYCNDRALTSIPKGIPEDATTLYLQNNQINNAGIPSELKNLLKVERIYLYHNSLDEFPTNLPKYVKELHLQENNIRTITYDSLSKIPYLEELHLDDNSVSAVSIEDGAFRDNNYLRLLFLSRNHLSTIPWGLPRTIEELRLDDNRISTISSPSLQDLTSLKRLVLDGNLLNNHGLGDKVFMNLVNLTELSLVRNSLTAAPVNLPGTNLRKLYLQENHINRVPPNAFSYLRQLYRLDMSNNNLSNLPQGIFDDLDNITQLFLRNNPWYCGCKMKWVRDWLQSLPVKVNVRGLMCQAPEKVRGMAIKDLNTELFDCKDSGIVSTIQITTAIPNTLYPAQGQKPVSVTKQSEVKNPKLSKDYRTTVSPVRKIITITVKSVSTETIRISWKLALPMTALRLSWLKLGHSPAFGSITETIVTGDRNEYLVTALEPDSPYRICMVPMETSNLYLSDETPVCIETETAPLKMYNPTTTLNREQEKEPYKNSNLPLAAIIGGAVALVAIALLALVCWYVHRNGSLFSRNCAYSKGRRRKDDYAEAGTKKDNSILEIRETSFQMLPINNEPISKEEFVIHTIFPPNGINLYKSNHSESSSNRSYRDSGIPDSDHSHS; this comes from the coding sequence ATGATCAATCCAACCTGGAGCATCTTCCTAATTTGGACTAAAATAGGGCTATTTCTTAAGATGGCACCACAATCTGTCATGGCCAAAACCTGCCCTTCTGTGTGTCGTTGTGATGCAGGATTCATTTATTGCAATGATCGTGCACTGACATCCATTCCAAAAGGAATCCCAGAGGACGCTACAACCCTCTACCTTCAgaacaatcaaataaataatgCAGGGATTCCTTCAGAGCTAAAAAACTTGCtaaaagtagaaagaatataCCTGTACCACAACAGTTTAGATGAGTTTCCAACTAACCTCCCAAAGTATGTTAAGGAATTACATttacaggaaaataatataaggaCCATTACTTATGATTCACTGTCAAAAATTCCTTATCTAGAAGAACTGCATTTGGATGATAACTCTGTTTCAGCTGTTAGCATTGAAGATGGAGCATTCCGGGATAACAACTATCTCAGACTGCTTTTTCTATCCCGGAATCACCTTAGTACCATTCCCTGGGGTTTACCTAGGACTATAGAAGAATTACGCTTGGATGATAATCGAATATCCACAATTTCATCACCATCTCTCCAAGATCTCACTAGCTTAAAACGCCTGGTTTTAGATGGAAATCTATTAAACAACCATGGATTAGGAGATAAAGTCTTCATGAATCTCGTCAATTTAACAGAATTGTCATTGGTTCGAAATTCCCTTACTGCTGCACCAGTAAACTTGCCTGGCACAAACTTGCGAAAACTTTATCTTCAAGAGAACCACATCAACCGGGTGCCCCCAAATGCTTTTTCTTATTTAAGGCAATTGTACCGATTAGATATGTCCAATAATAACCTAAGTAACTTACCTCAGGGGATCTTTGATGATCTGGATAACATCACTCAATTGTTTCTCCGCAACAACCCCTGGTACTGTGGTTGCAAAATGAAATGGGTACGAGATTGGTTACAGTCATTACCAGTGAAAGTCAATGTCCGAGgtcttatgtgccaagcaccggAAAAAGTTCGTGGAATGGCCATCAAGGACCTCAACACAGAACTATTTGATTGTAAGGACAGTGGGATTGTAAGCACCATTCAGATAACTACTGCAATACCCAACACACTCTATCCTGCCCAAGGACAGAAGCCAGTTTCGGTGACCAAACAATCTGAAGTAAAGAATCCCAAACTCAGTAAGGACTACCGTACCACCGTAAGTCCGGTGAGGAAAATTATTACCATTACTGTGAAATCTGTCAGCACTGAAACCATTCGTATTTCTTGGAAACTTGCACTACCCATGACGGCTTTAAGACTCAGTTGGCTCAAACTTGGTCACAGTCCTGCATTTGGATCTATCACTGAAACAATTGTCACAGGAGATAGGAACGAGTACTTAGTCACAGCCCTTGAGCCAGATTCACCTTATCGAATATGCATGGTTCCCATGGAAACCAGTAATCTCTATCTCTCTGATGAAACCCCAGTTTGTATAGAAACTGAAACTGCACCCCTAAAAATGTACAATCCCACAACAACCCTTAAcagagaacaagagaaagaacCTTACAAAAATTCCAATCTACCTTTGGCTGCCATCATTGGGGGTGCTGTGGCACTAGTGGCCATTGCCCTGCTTGCTTTAGTGTGCTGGTATGTTCATAGAAATGGATCCCTTTTCTCGAGGAACTGTGCTTATagcaaagggaggaggagaaaagatgaCTATGCTGAAGCTGGAACAAAGAAGGACAACTCCATCCTGGAAATCAGGGAGACTTCATTTCAGATGTTACCAATAAACAATGAACCAATATCTAAGGAGGAGTTTGTAATACATACCATATTTCCACCTAATGGAATAAATCTGTATAAAAGTAACCACAGTGAAAGCAGTAGTAACAGAAGCTACAGAGACAGTGGTATTCCAGATTCTGATCATTCCCATTCATGA